In Pseudomonas nunensis, a single window of DNA contains:
- a CDS encoding GTP 3',8-cyclase MoaA — translation MIVDRQGRRFRNLRISLTSACNYACTYCVPNGKRLVAAQDELSAEAMARGVAYLIEAAGIERLRITGGEPLVSPKLEAFMMAVGKMGLEDISLTTNGQLLAKKLPLLVDAGIRRINVSLDTLDASAFRSIARGGDLATVLDGMDQASAAGIKIKVNMVPLRGQNLDQVMPLLDYCLERGYELRFIELMRMGHLASDNNAFLQQFVSLQQLLSLIGESYEYLQANAPVDATAVRYEIPGRGYFGVIANESVPFCRTCSRLRLSSTGWLHGCLSSSNRHYVGDLLDKPRHQALPALQRLLVKALGDKQEVAFSGGATIMKIIGG, via the coding sequence ATGATCGTTGACCGTCAAGGCAGGCGTTTTCGCAATTTGCGGATCAGCCTGACCTCAGCCTGCAATTACGCGTGTACCTATTGCGTGCCGAACGGCAAGCGGCTGGTCGCTGCGCAGGATGAACTGTCGGCCGAGGCCATGGCGCGCGGCGTGGCTTATCTGATCGAAGCCGCCGGCATCGAGCGGTTGCGCATCACCGGCGGCGAGCCGCTGGTCAGCCCCAAACTCGAAGCTTTCATGATGGCCGTCGGCAAGATGGGCCTGGAAGACATCAGCCTGACCACCAACGGCCAGTTGCTGGCGAAAAAACTGCCGCTGCTGGTGGATGCCGGTATCCGGCGCATCAACGTTTCCCTCGATACCCTGGACGCCAGCGCATTCCGCAGCATTGCCCGTGGCGGCGATCTGGCGACGGTGCTCGACGGCATGGACCAGGCGTCGGCGGCCGGCATCAAGATCAAGGTCAACATGGTGCCGTTGCGTGGGCAGAACCTCGATCAGGTGATGCCGCTACTCGATTACTGTCTGGAGCGTGGCTACGAGCTGCGTTTTATTGAGTTGATGCGCATGGGCCACCTGGCCAGCGACAACAATGCCTTCCTGCAACAGTTCGTCAGCCTTCAGCAGTTGCTGAGCCTGATCGGCGAGAGCTACGAGTACCTGCAAGCTAACGCTCCGGTGGATGCCACGGCTGTGCGCTATGAGATCCCGGGGCGGGGCTACTTCGGTGTCATTGCCAACGAAAGCGTGCCGTTCTGCCGGACGTGTTCGCGTCTGCGGCTGTCGTCCACGGGTTGGCTGCATGGTTGCCTGTCGTCGAGCAATCGCCACTATGTCGGCGATCTGCTGGACAAACCGCGTCATCAGGCGCTTCCGGCGTTGCAGCGATTGCTGGTGAAAGCGTTGGGAGACAAGCAGGAAGTGGCGTTCTCCGGTGGGGCGACCATCATGAAGATTATCGGCGGCTGA
- a CDS encoding DUF4823 domain-containing protein, whose amino-acid sequence MRSLVLLLAVLALGGCMNVSDMGEGVRYHMSDAGLLDHSNSQRVNNFRIQPDSFIYIAQGAFAPPGSAYPRPNVVAEEAFDGFIEYFPMVRRARAPEGLDAAMGEARAAGAHYLLYTRFAKADDRIGNSDEWLDQEAVDRLGIDSGVIQIMLIETSTQYLIDTARIKSRGGLLTFHDTKPEDLLGPPLEQYARSLLGLSDQ is encoded by the coding sequence ATGCGTAGCCTGGTTTTGCTGCTGGCCGTTTTGGCGCTTGGTGGCTGCATGAATGTCAGCGACATGGGCGAAGGTGTTCGCTACCACATGAGCGACGCGGGGCTGCTGGATCACAGCAACAGTCAGCGCGTGAATAACTTCCGCATTCAGCCGGACTCCTTTATCTATATCGCCCAAGGTGCCTTCGCGCCGCCGGGCAGCGCTTATCCACGCCCGAACGTGGTGGCGGAAGAAGCCTTCGACGGCTTTATCGAATACTTCCCGATGGTCCGCCGCGCCCGTGCGCCGGAAGGCCTCGATGCGGCCATGGGCGAAGCCCGCGCCGCCGGTGCGCATTACCTGCTCTACACACGGTTTGCCAAGGCAGACGACCGCATCGGTAACTCGGACGAATGGCTCGATCAGGAAGCCGTGGATCGCCTCGGTATCGACAGCGGCGTCATTCAAATCATGTTGATCGAGACCAGCACCCAGTATTTGATCGATACTGCACGGATCAAGAGTCGTGGCGGTTTACTGACGTTCCACGACACCAAGCCAGAAGACCTGCTGGGCCCGCCGCTGGAGCAATACGCTCGTAGCCTGTTGGGGCTCAGCGACCAGTAA
- a CDS encoding DUF1285 domain-containing protein → MSGPQKANDLLGQIPKTKGLPPVHLWNPDFCGDIDMRIARDGTWYYLGTPIGRKPMVKLFSTIIRRDGDDYFLITPVEKVGIKVDDAPFVAIAVDVEGEGEAQLLRFTTNVDETAEAGTEHPIRVMIDPVTQEPAPYVHVRTNLEALIHRNVFYQLVELAVSREIDGQRWLGVWSGGEFFPIGLEP, encoded by the coding sequence ATGAGTGGCCCGCAAAAAGCCAACGACCTACTGGGGCAAATCCCCAAGACCAAAGGCTTGCCACCGGTCCACTTGTGGAACCCCGACTTCTGCGGCGACATCGACATGCGCATCGCCCGGGACGGCACTTGGTACTACCTGGGCACGCCGATCGGGCGCAAGCCAATGGTCAAGCTGTTCTCCACCATCATCCGCCGCGACGGCGATGATTACTTTCTGATTACTCCGGTCGAGAAAGTCGGGATCAAGGTCGATGACGCGCCGTTCGTGGCGATTGCCGTGGATGTCGAAGGCGAGGGCGAAGCTCAACTGCTGCGCTTCACCACCAACGTCGATGAGACGGCCGAGGCGGGCACCGAACATCCCATTCGCGTGATGATTGATCCCGTGACCCAGGAACCTGCGCCGTACGTGCACGTTCGGACCAACCTTGAAGCGCTGATCCACCGCAATGTGTTCTACCAATTGGTGGAGCTGGCGGTGAGTCGTGAGATCGACGGGCAGCGCTGGTTGGGTGTTTGGAGTGGCGGGGAGTTCTTCCCAATCGGTCTTGAACCCTAA
- a CDS encoding FadR/GntR family transcriptional regulator, with the protein MSSSFHASTVDWLGGWIAAGQVKPGETIKVEADLGEQLGVSRTVIREAIKTLVAKGMLEVGPKVGTRVLPIKRWNLFDPQVVGWLSRSGLPENFVDDLLDLRRTIEPMAVRWACERATVEQVQAILQAYNALERAVDSGIDYNLADQFFHECILAASHNQFIEQMVPALGALLAVSFEVSAADPDELRRTLPIHKDMADAIAARDAARGVWACMTLIDNADLAIKRFYPQVMADKKAS; encoded by the coding sequence ATGTCCAGCAGTTTTCATGCGTCGACGGTCGATTGGCTAGGTGGCTGGATAGCCGCCGGCCAAGTCAAGCCCGGCGAAACCATCAAGGTTGAAGCCGACCTGGGCGAACAGCTCGGGGTCAGTCGCACGGTGATTCGCGAAGCCATCAAGACCCTGGTCGCCAAAGGCATGCTCGAAGTCGGGCCGAAGGTCGGGACACGCGTGCTGCCGATAAAGCGCTGGAACCTGTTTGATCCGCAAGTCGTTGGTTGGCTCTCCCGCAGCGGCCTGCCGGAAAACTTCGTCGACGACTTGCTCGACTTGCGCCGCACCATCGAACCCATGGCCGTGCGCTGGGCCTGTGAGCGCGCCACCGTCGAACAGGTGCAAGCGATCCTCCAAGCCTACAACGCACTGGAGCGCGCCGTGGACAGCGGCATCGACTACAACCTCGCCGACCAGTTTTTCCACGAGTGCATCCTCGCCGCCAGCCACAATCAATTCATCGAACAAATGGTCCCGGCCCTCGGCGCGCTGCTGGCGGTGTCGTTTGAAGTCTCCGCCGCCGACCCGGATGAACTCCGCCGCACGCTACCGATCCACAAAGACATGGCCGACGCCATCGCCGCCCGGGATGCCGCGCGGGGTGTGTGGGCCTGCATGACCCTGATCGACAATGCCGATCTGGCTATCAAGCGTTTCTACCCACAAGTCATGGCTGACAAAAAAGCCAGCTAA